AAAGGTAGCGTTGAAACCGCTTGCGGGGCTCATGGTACCCATACAGTTAGGGCCGATAATACGTATGCCGTACTGCTTGGCAATTTCGGCAATTTTCTCTTCAAGGGCTTTGCCCTCAGGGCCAACCTCTTTGAAACCAGCCGAAATGATAATAACAGACTTGGTGCCTACTTTGCCGGCATCTTCTATAACCTGGGGTACAAACTTGGCAGGGACTACCACCAGTACCAGTTCAGGCACTTCGGGCAAATCTTTGAGGGCCGGATAACATTTCTATTCCAGTACGGATTCCCGGTTCGGGTTAACAGGATAAACAGCCCTTCGGTCTTTACCTTTAATAAGATTCTGAAGAATAATTTTGCCGGTAGAACCTTCTTTGTCAGTTGCGCCTACCAGAGCTACGCTCTTAGGGTTGAAAAATAGCTTGATCTTGTCCACGTTTCTCCTTTAGTAAATTACTTGTGGGCAAACAGGCTGATAGAGCCGAGGCAAAAGGCCGTTACGGGTAAAAAATAAAAAAACTTCCCCCTCGGTATTTTTCTGCCCAGTGACGATGTGCCATAGAATACCATGTCCCATACTATTTTTTCAAAGTTTTAGCCAAGTTATTTAAGCGCTTAAGGCAGTTTTCCCAAAATCACGGAAAAATAAATTAGCCGCCGGGCTTACGGGCAGGATTAGGCTCATTATCAGCAAACCGGCATTAACCCAAAAAATGCAGACAGCCAAAAACCAGGCTGTAAAAGCGGAGGGTTGTTACTTGCGGCAGTCAGCACACAGGCCGTTTATGACCATGTGGCTCAGGTTGGGATTAAACCCGTACTTGGACTGAATATCTTCACGCAGGGAGCTAAGCATATCATCACTGCATTCTATCCGCCGTCCGCAGCGGCTGCAAACCAGATGATGGTGATGCCCTTCGTCAGCATGGTGATAAATAGTCCGGTCATCCATCTTGCTTTTTACCACACAGCCGGTGTTTTCCAAAAGCTCCAGAGTGCGGTAAACGGTGGAACGGTTGATATCCGGAAATTTTTCCTGAACCTTGCTTATTATCTCCTCGGCAGTCAGGTGGGAAGGATACGAGTGAATAACATCCACCACCAACTTGCGCTGGAGAGTGAGCTTGTAACCGGCGTTTTTCAGAATATTTATGCAACTCATAGCTGAATTATCCTGTTGCATTATAACAAGCATATATCAGATGTCAAGCAAATGCCGCCGGACAGAATAACCCGGCCGGAAATTAACAGGCAAACAGCGTTTCTTTATTTCCCAACAGCCCCACCGCATCAGCCCGGCACTGCTGGCAATGATGTATCTGCCGGATATATTCAGCACACTCAGTGCGGATTTTGTGGTGGAGCACCATAGAAACCGGGGTTAAGTCAGCAAACTTAGCCTGGGGAATAAGAGGCATAATATTCATAACCGAAACCCCCATATCCCCCAGCAGACGGGCTAAAAAGGGCATTTCGTGTTCGTTTATGCCGGGCAGCAAGACCGAATTGACCTTAACCCTTATACCCCGCTCCACCGCCTGCCGGATACCGGCCAGCTGCTTATCACGGAGAAGCGCAGCCGCCTCTATACCTCTTAACACCTCTCCCCCATAGGATACATAATCGTAAATACGGGCGCCGCTGGATTCATTAAGAGTGTTAACCGTAACTGTCAGCGAATCCAGCCCGGCATCTGTCAGAAGGTCTATTTTATCTGAAAGAAGCAGGCCGTTGGTGCTTAAGCAGAGTGATAAATCCGGAAAATTCTGCCTGACCATCTGTAAGGTTTCAAAAGTGGCCTGGTTGGACAGGGGGTCACCCGGTCCGGCAATACCCACTACCTGAATACGCGGCTCGGCCGCCACTGCCTCCCTGACCAGCCGCAGAGCTTCAATAGGGGTAATCACCCGTGAGGCAACCCCGGGGCGGCTTTCATTGGCACAGTCATATTTGCGGGTGCAGTAGTTGCACTTTATATTACAGCGGGGCGCAACCGCCAGATGAATACGCCCAACCGAAGACCTGCTTGCCATATCAAAGCAGGGATGCCCCATACTTTTGTTACATTCACCCATGCTGCCTTTACCCCTACTTTCTGTTTAAATCTGAGCCTATATAATAACTATAGAACTGCAAGGTTTCGGCCAAATTTACAAAGTGTTAAATCCTTGTTAACTAAGGTTCTTGGGGCTGCCCGCCAGACCGGCCGAACCCAGATTTCTCCGCAAACAGACCATATTTGTTCTTTGCCAATCACAGGCCCGGTAGAAACCCTGAGCCGGTAAATTCCGCGAATCAGCCAGAAGCTGGAGGCGGGAAAACCCTTTAGAAAGCGCCCAGTCTTCAGCAGCTTCAAGCAAAATCCTGCCCACTCCCCGGCCGCGGAAGGCTTCGCTTACCACCATATCCTCCAGCAGACCGGAGGGACAACCTTCGGCTGTGGAAATGATGGTCTGAACAGTACACATTCCCGCTACCCGGCCGCCTATCTCAGCCACCAGAACAATAGCCGAAGGCTGTTCCAGCAGTTTAAGCAGACCGGCCTGCTGTTTGGACTGATTAAAAGTAAAATCAGTCTCTATCAGGAAAAGGTCCTGAAGCAGGGCCACCATCTGGCTGACGTCAGATGGAATTGCCGGGCGGATAATGCAGTCTTGGCGGGACATAATAGTCTTGAGCCTCAGCTAAGACACAACTCGGAGGCAGCCTGGCCATCCTCCAGCGCATCCAGAATGATATCCAGCTTGGCAGTATCTACTTCGCCATACCACCAGCCGGGCGGGTAAATAACCATAGCCGGCCCGTGTTCACAGGATTTGAGACAGCCGGTGCTGGAAACAAGCACATTCAGACCCCGGTCAATTATTTCGTTTTCCAGATAACCCAGCAGGTCAGCCGCCCCTTTACGGTTACAGATACCCTGAGGGTCACCGTTTACACGGAAACTGTTGCAAACAAGTATGTGATAATCAGGGGTTTTCATAAGAATCAAACTCCTTTAAGTCAGATATTTTTATTAAATTCAGCCGCAGCCCATACCGCCTTCACCGCTCATAGCCCGGCGGCATCCCCGGGCAACCCGGCGCGGCATCCGGAGGGCCTTGCCCTGCCAGATAGCTTCCAGAGCATATTCCACCAGACCTTCTACTTCGTATATAGCCAGGCCGGAATCACTCAAAATCCCGTTCGGGGTTTCGCCTATTCCGTTTACCAGCAAGGCCTGACAGTCCCCGATAATCTCTGCCAGCTTTTTCCAGCGCTCTTCACCCCCGCCCTTTTCCGGAGTGGGGCGGGTTTCGGCAAATACATAACCGGAGTCTGTCCGCTGGTATATAAACAGCTGCTCAGCCATACCCAGATGCTGGTTAACCAGCACCCCTTCATAACTGGCCACTGCCACTTTATCCCGAACCGCTGCCTCAGACATTTTGCGTTCCCTCCTGCTTACATATAGCTGTAGCCAATGTCCGACTCATCCTGGCGGTGTTCCAGCAGGGCATTGACAATACGGTCAAACAGCTCCTGAGTGCCGGCATAACCGACACACCTAAGGCGCGCTCCCCCCAGCCGGTCATGCACCGGAAAACCCAGCCTCACCAAGGGCACACCCAGTAAGCGGGCCAGCTTATAGCCCTTGCTGCTGCCGATAAAGATATCCGGCTTAAGTTCAGTTGCCAGGGTTTCAATATCCGCAAAATCTGCCCCTTCCAGCACCACCGCCTTTTCAACCCCGGCCAGCAAATCCTCCGCTTGCCCGGCCAGATTGCCCCCTTTGTCAGCAGTACACAGCACCGGCACCATGCCTATTTCAGCCAGAAAACGCCCGATACCCATAACAAAGTCGGCATCCCCGTAGACCAGGGCTTTACGGCCAAACACATATTTATGGGCATCCACATAGGCATCCAGCAGCCGCCCCCGCTCACGGGTATAGCCTTCCGGCAGCGGCCGCCCGGCATAGCCGGAAAGCAAATCCATAAATTCATCTGCCGCCCGCACACCCACCGGCAACCCGATACGGTAAGCCGGAAGGCCGTGGCACTTTTCCAGAAAAGAGGCGGCTGACAGCTGGGGGTCTGAAAAGCGGCAGAGCTCTATACTGGCCTTTGCCCCGCCCATACCTTTCAGCACAGAGACCGGGGTACCGCCCTCAGGGAAGCAGTGGTATTCAGGCCAGCTTACCCCGTCAAGCGTATCCGAATAGTCAGGCAAAAGAGCGGCAGATATACCCAAATCCTGACAGATGCGCTTTATATAGCGGATATCTGCCGGAGATATCATTCCGGGCATTATGTTTATGCCGCCATGTTCTTCTTTTTTCACAGCCAGAGCCTTAGCGGTTGCCAGAACAGCCTTGTGAAAACCGGTCAGGTGTGAACCGGCATAACTGGGGGTAGAAGCGAAAACCAGCTGGGTCTCACCCAAATCAACGCTTTGGCGGAATTCTTCTATTAAGGCCGGCACATTTTCACCAATGGTTTCTGAAAGGCAGGTGCTGGCAATACCTATAAGGTCAGGCTGATATTGAGAAATAACATTTTTCAAGCCGCAAAAAAGGTTATCCTTGCCCCCGAAGACAGTGGCCTCTTCTCCAAAGGAAGAGGAAGCAATATCCATAGGCTCGCGGAAATGGCTGATAGTATAACGGCGGATATAGGTTGCACAGCCCTGCCCGCCGTGAAGATAAGGCAGACAGCGGGCTATCCCCGAAAAGGCAATGCTTGCCCCAAGAGGTGCGCATAAATAACAGGCGTTACGGGTAGCCTCGTGAGGGGCAGTTTGATAATCAGAAACAGTCATGTCTGTTCACCCCCGGTATGCAGGCGGCGTCTGGGCATTAGAGACCAGACCGGGCTGCAAACTGAGGTATACACTTCGCGCGCAAAATTAAGCATGCCGCTGTATCCGGCCAGACAAATTTTGCGTTCATGGTTATGGTCACAAAAGCCCACCCCCAGCTTATAGGCAATGGGTCTTTCCTTGACCCCGCCGATAATCAAATCAACCCCTTTTTCCTGCACATATTTAGCCAGCTCCAGCGGGTTGGTATCGTCCAGCAGCACGGTGTCTTCGTCACACAAATCCGCCAGCTGGCGGTAGTCATCTTTATCTCCTGTTTGGGAACCGGCTACCACTGTTTTAATCCCCAGCGTCCGCAGGGAGCGTACCATGGAAAACACCTTGAAAGCCCCTCCGGTGTAGACCAGCGCTCTGGCCCCCTCCAGCTTCCGCCGGTATTCCCGCAGTTCGGGCATTATAGAGGCTACTTCCTGCGAAACCAGCTCCCGGGTACGGCTAAGCATGGCCTCATCTCCCAGCTTTTCCGCCACCTCGTACAGGGCTTTAGACATATCTTCAATACCGAAATAGGAAACCCTGAGGTAAGGAATACCATACTTTTCCTGCATCATTCTGGCTAATGCCATCATAGAGCCGGAACACTGGACTACGTTCAGACTAGCCCCGTGGGCACGGCGGATTTCATCTACCCGGCCATCTCCGGTTATAGTTGAAACTACCTGTATACCCATCCGCCGATAGTATTCCTTTATCTGCCAGATTTCACCGGCTATATTAAAGTCTCCCAGAATATTCAGGCTCAGCTTGCTGATTCCGGCGGTATCAGCCGTACCTACCAGACGGCTCAGGGCCTGGCAGGCAGCCTGATAGCCGTTTTTCTTGGTACCCCTGAACCCTTCGGAATGAACCGGGATAACATCAATCCCTTTTTCCCGGCTAACAGTCCGGCAAACCGCCTCCACATCATCCCCGATAACCCCCACAATACAGGTGCTGTATACAAAGGCGGCTTTGGGATGATAAGTATCAATAAGCTCTGTCAGAACCCGGTAGAGTTTCTTTTCCCCTCCGAATATAACGTCCTTTTCCCTAAGGTCAGTTGAAAAACTCATCCGGTGCAGCTGCGGCCCGGAGGAAAGCGCCCCCCG
This sequence is a window from Dehalococcoides mccartyi 195. Protein-coding genes within it:
- a CDS encoding Fur family transcriptional regulator, producing the protein MSCINILKNAGYKLTLQRKLVVDVIHSYPSHLTAEEIISKVQEKFPDINRSTVYRTLELLENTGCVVKSKMDDRTIYHHADEGHHHHLVCSRCGRRIECSDDMLSSLREDIQSKYGFNPNLSHMVINGLCADCRK
- a CDS encoding NifB/NifX family molybdenum-iron cluster-binding protein → MSEAAVRDKVAVASYEGVLVNQHLGMAEQLFIYQRTDSGYVFAETRPTPEKGGGEERWKKLAEIIGDCQALLVNGIGETPNGILSDSGLAIYEVEGLVEYALEAIWQGKALRMPRRVARGCRRAMSGEGGMGCG
- a CDS encoding radical SAM protein; the encoded protein is MGECNKSMGHPCFDMASRSSVGRIHLAVAPRCNIKCNYCTRKYDCANESRPGVASRVITPIEALRLVREAVAAEPRIQVVGIAGPGDPLSNQATFETLQMVRQNFPDLSLCLSTNGLLLSDKIDLLTDAGLDSLTVTVNTLNESSGARIYDYVSYGGEVLRGIEAAALLRDKQLAGIRQAVERGIRVKVNSVLLPGINEHEMPFLARLLGDMGVSVMNIMPLIPQAKFADLTPVSMVLHHKIRTECAEYIRQIHHCQQCRADAVGLLGNKETLFAC
- a CDS encoding nitrogenase component 1 is translated as MTVSDYQTAPHEATRNACYLCAPLGASIAFSGIARCLPYLHGGQGCATYIRRYTISHFREPMDIASSSFGEEATVFGGKDNLFCGLKNVISQYQPDLIGIASTCLSETIGENVPALIEEFRQSVDLGETQLVFASTPSYAGSHLTGFHKAVLATAKALAVKKEEHGGINIMPGMISPADIRYIKRICQDLGISAALLPDYSDTLDGVSWPEYHCFPEGGTPVSVLKGMGGAKASIELCRFSDPQLSAASFLEKCHGLPAYRIGLPVGVRAADEFMDLLSGYAGRPLPEGYTRERGRLLDAYVDAHKYVFGRKALVYGDADFVMGIGRFLAEIGMVPVLCTADKGGNLAGQAEDLLAGVEKAVVLEGADFADIETLATELKPDIFIGSSKGYKLARLLGVPLVRLGFPVHDRLGGARLRCVGYAGTQELFDRIVNALLEHRQDESDIGYSYM
- a CDS encoding (2Fe-2S) ferredoxin domain-containing protein codes for the protein MKTPDYHILVCNSFRVNGDPQGICNRKGAADLLGYLENEIIDRGLNVLVSSTGCLKSCEHGPAMVIYPPGWWYGEVDTAKLDIILDALEDGQAASELCLS
- a CDS encoding GNAT family N-acetyltransferase — its product is MSRQDCIIRPAIPSDVSQMVALLQDLFLIETDFTFNQSKQQAGLLKLLEQPSAIVLVAEIGGRVAGMCTVQTIISTAEGCPSGLLEDMVVSEAFRGRGVGRILLEAAEDWALSKGFSRLQLLADSRNLPAQGFYRACDWQRTNMVCLRRNLGSAGLAGSPKNLS
- the nifE gene encoding nitrogenase iron-molybdenum cofactor biosynthesis protein NifE; the encoded protein is MIEILKDRKQQVREGGKAAGFDMVCDTASLAGSVSQRACVFCGSRVVLYPIADALHLVHGPVGCAAYTWDIRGALSSGPQLHRMSFSTDLREKDVIFGGEKKLYRVLTELIDTYHPKAAFVYSTCIVGVIGDDVEAVCRTVSREKGIDVIPVHSEGFRGTKKNGYQAACQALSRLVGTADTAGISKLSLNILGDFNIAGEIWQIKEYYRRMGIQVVSTITGDGRVDEIRRAHGASLNVVQCSGSMMALARMMQEKYGIPYLRVSYFGIEDMSKALYEVAEKLGDEAMLSRTRELVSQEVASIMPELREYRRKLEGARALVYTGGAFKVFSMVRSLRTLGIKTVVAGSQTGDKDDYRQLADLCDEDTVLLDDTNPLELAKYVQEKGVDLIIGGVKERPIAYKLGVGFCDHNHERKICLAGYSGMLNFAREVYTSVCSPVWSLMPRRRLHTGGEQT